A window of the Streptomyces sp. NBC_00454 genome harbors these coding sequences:
- a CDS encoding glycogen debranching N-terminal domain-containing protein — MSHPVPPARVPPSRRPDLPPVHGAVICVAAPCLVISPEHGQLTGQGIDGIYRSGRRLLSRCVLRIDGRDPVAVQGRSLGADRAAFTATVRTGAEAGPDPDVGVERIRHADGTERITLRSFTTRPLRIPVEVSLGTDLAELAEVAAGRAGPELPAGVHAAGLRWTSGEAQAVTAAEPAPDDALASVGLLRWQLELGPGESRTIELRTTRDRAARATAGQVANPLSDARAEGDDPRAEAWLRTGIEDLGALLLRDPRDPADAYAAAGVPWRLGLAPAESLWAARMALPLGTGLAAATLRVLARTQIGGRGGDAGKIPGPLRGAGPQLPPGCTGTEATLAFPAVLAEARRWGMPEAEVARLLPAAERCLDWLRGALGEDGFLADPDPGPRRCETQAHAHRAALLGADLLDGCGRPGAAEWREWAAALRERFAAGFWLGGPDGGRPAAALHPDGRPLPRLTGAAAHLLDTGLLGGGRLAPGLLDRVRTEQLARLLGAPAMDSGWGLRSMAVREPGHNPFGYRSGAVRPYESAVAVAGLAQAGCEKEATALLRGLLDAAESFGYRLPEMYAAEQRTAGSAPLPHPAACRPAAVAAAAGIHVLTALAGIRPDAPAGTVALNPLPGAPLGELRLSGLRVSGEPFAVRISRLGLGMVEEAADALQLGG; from the coding sequence ATGTCCCACCCCGTACCCCCGGCCCGCGTACCACCGTCCCGCAGGCCCGACTTGCCGCCCGTGCACGGTGCCGTCATCTGTGTCGCCGCGCCCTGCCTCGTCATCTCGCCCGAGCACGGCCAGCTCACCGGGCAGGGGATCGACGGGATCTACCGCTCCGGCCGCAGGCTGCTGTCCCGCTGCGTGCTGCGGATCGACGGCCGGGATCCGGTCGCCGTACAGGGGCGCAGCCTCGGCGCGGACCGGGCCGCCTTCACCGCGACCGTCCGCACCGGAGCCGAGGCCGGGCCCGACCCCGATGTCGGTGTGGAGCGGATCCGGCACGCCGACGGCACCGAGCGGATCACCCTGCGCAGTTTCACCACCCGGCCGCTGCGGATCCCCGTGGAGGTCTCCCTCGGCACCGACCTGGCGGAGCTGGCCGAGGTGGCCGCCGGCCGGGCCGGGCCGGAACTGCCCGCCGGGGTGCACGCCGCCGGGCTGCGCTGGACCAGCGGGGAAGCCCAGGCCGTCACGGCGGCCGAGCCGGCTCCGGACGACGCGCTCGCCTCCGTCGGGCTGCTGCGCTGGCAGCTCGAACTGGGCCCCGGCGAATCGCGCACCATCGAGCTGCGGACCACCCGGGACCGCGCGGCGCGGGCCACCGCCGGGCAGGTGGCGAATCCGCTGTCCGACGCCCGTGCGGAGGGCGACGACCCCAGGGCCGAGGCCTGGCTGCGCACCGGGATCGAGGACCTCGGGGCGCTCCTGCTCAGGGATCCGCGGGATCCCGCCGACGCCTATGCGGCGGCCGGGGTGCCGTGGCGGCTCGGACTGGCCCCGGCGGAATCCCTGTGGGCGGCCCGCATGGCCCTCCCGCTCGGCACCGGACTGGCCGCCGCGACCCTGCGCGTCCTGGCCCGGACCCAGATCGGGGGCCGCGGTGGCGACGCCGGGAAGATCCCGGGCCCCCTGCGCGGTGCCGGGCCGCAGCTGCCCCCCGGCTGCACCGGGACCGAGGCGACGCTGGCCTTCCCCGCGGTACTGGCCGAAGCCAGGCGCTGGGGGATGCCCGAGGCGGAGGTGGCCCGGCTCCTCCCCGCCGCCGAGCGGTGCCTGGACTGGCTGCGGGGAGCCCTGGGGGAGGACGGGTTCCTGGCCGATCCCGACCCGGGACCGCGCCGCTGTGAAACCCAGGCCCACGCCCATCGGGCCGCGCTGCTCGGCGCCGATCTGCTCGACGGGTGCGGGCGGCCCGGAGCCGCGGAGTGGCGGGAGTGGGCGGCCGCCCTGCGGGAGCGGTTCGCAGCCGGGTTCTGGCTCGGCGGCCCCGACGGGGGCCGGCCCGCGGCGGCCCTGCATCCCGACGGGCGGCCGCTGCCCCGGCTGACGGGGGCCGCCGCCCACCTGCTCGACACCGGGCTGCTCGGAGGCGGCCGGCTCGCGCCGGGACTGCTCGACCGGGTCCGTACCGAGCAGCTGGCGCGGCTGCTCGGAGCCCCCGCCATGGACTCCGGGTGGGGGCTGCGGAGCATGGCGGTCCGCGAGCCGGGCCACAACCCGTTCGGCTACAGATCGGGCGCGGTACGGCCGTACGAGAGCGCGGTCGCGGTGGCCGGACTGGCCCAGGCCGGCTGCGAGAAGGAAGCCACCGCACTGCTCAGGGGACTGCTGGACGCGGCGGAGAGCTTCGGGTACCGCCTCCCGGAGATGTACGCGGCCGAGCAGCGCACCGCGGGCAGCGCTCCGCTTCCGCATCCGGCTGCCTGCCGCCCGGCGGCGGTCGCGGCGGCCGCCGGGATCCACGTGCTGACCGCCCTGGCCGGGATCCGGCCGGACGCCCCCGCCGGCACGGTCGCCCTCAACCCGCTCCCCGGAGCCCCGCTCGGCGAGCTCCGCCTCTCCGGTCTCCGGGTTTCCGGGGAACCCTTCGCCGTGCGGATCAGCCGCCTCGGCCTCGGAATGGTCGAGGAGGCCGCCGATGCGCTGCAACTGGGCGGCTGA
- a CDS encoding NUDIX domain-containing protein produces the protein MSPYDPSAFPPFAVTVDLVVLTVRRHALCALVVRRGEQPFQGRWALPGGFVRGDEDLAAAAARELAEETGLCTHDPAAGVTPGVGNGAHLEQLATYGDPKRDPRMRVVSVAHLVLAPDLPAPRAGGDANSARWAPVEELVSTGGQTGGGLAFDHERILADGVERARSKIEYSSLATAFCPPEFTVGELRRVYEAVWGVALDPRNFHRKVTGTPGFLVPAGGTTTRQGGRPAQLFRAGGATLLNPPMLRPEI, from the coding sequence ATGTCGCCCTACGACCCGTCGGCCTTTCCGCCCTTCGCCGTCACCGTCGACCTGGTCGTGCTCACCGTGCGGCGCCACGCGCTCTGCGCGCTGGTGGTCCGGCGGGGCGAGCAGCCCTTCCAGGGACGCTGGGCGCTGCCCGGCGGCTTCGTGCGGGGAGACGAGGACCTGGCGGCGGCCGCGGCCCGTGAACTGGCCGAGGAAACCGGTCTGTGCACCCACGACCCGGCCGCCGGGGTCACTCCGGGCGTGGGCAACGGGGCCCATCTCGAACAGCTGGCGACCTACGGCGATCCGAAGCGCGATCCGCGCATGCGGGTGGTCAGCGTGGCGCACCTGGTGCTGGCTCCGGACCTCCCCGCGCCCCGGGCCGGAGGCGACGCCAACAGTGCGCGCTGGGCCCCCGTGGAGGAGCTGGTGTCCACCGGAGGCCAGACCGGCGGCGGACTCGCCTTCGACCACGAGCGGATCCTCGCAGACGGGGTCGAGCGGGCCCGCTCGAAGATCGAGTACTCCTCCCTGGCCACCGCCTTCTGCCCGCCCGAGTTCACCGTCGGGGAGCTGCGCCGGGTCTACGAGGCGGTCTGGGGCGTGGCCCTCGACCCCCGCAACTTCCACCGCAAGGTCACCGGCACCCCCGGGTTCCTGGTGCCCGCCGGTGGGACGACGACCCGTCAGGGCGGTCGGCCCGCACAGCTGTTCCGGGCGGGCGGGGCCACCCTGCTCAACCCGCCGATGCTGCGCCCCGAAATCTGA
- a CDS encoding ATP-binding cassette domain-containing protein, whose amino-acid sequence MLQAIGLTSNPRRDLPPLVDDLTFEARPGSVTALLGGPGSGKTTALRLMLELEPGRGVTYFRGRPLHRIPYPGREVGVLLGDLPGNPSRTVRSQLRMLCAAAGVPASRADTMLEVVGVAGLRDQRLGSLSLGMERRVALACALLADPCTLVLDEPAAGLSPRERSWLHGLLRGHASLGGAVLFTTEDAKEAARSADRVVSIEAGRLVADQDAAEFARTRLRPRVAVRTPHAARLADVLGREARATQRTVEIVEESGSRLSVYGSNCAEIGEAAFRHGVLVHQLADETGDAGAPSLPRARARADAASGVRATGADAAPAGPGEAGADGDGRRRHARSSRPTSVVRRLGGPLRPLRYELHRVFGTATPVLTAAFVVAVSVLTALVLARVGHTAQNRLLAAWPELLPLPPAALGAGLLGALAFGEEYRYPALAADRGTVPRRLGLLTAKLGVSAVLALLLGILAVSADAAALTLVFGSGPLRTPVEWVSPAASWAGLLIGCAWSGVLASGAFRSASAGLAAVLAVPVMVVPLVRKALDGPSAYPVSGLAQRLRALAWAQWPPEADRLVLGALRVMAQPVGTALVLSLMVLLCAYGFTGLRGRVRL is encoded by the coding sequence ATGCTCCAGGCCATCGGACTGACCAGCAACCCCCGTCGAGACCTCCCGCCCCTCGTGGACGACCTCACCTTCGAGGCCCGCCCCGGGAGCGTGACCGCGCTCCTCGGCGGCCCAGGATCGGGCAAGACCACCGCACTGCGGCTCATGCTCGAACTCGAACCCGGCCGCGGAGTGACCTACTTCCGCGGGCGCCCTCTGCACCGGATCCCGTATCCGGGCCGCGAGGTCGGCGTGCTCCTCGGCGACCTTCCGGGCAACCCCTCGCGCACCGTCCGGAGTCAGCTGCGCATGCTGTGCGCCGCTGCCGGCGTGCCGGCCTCCCGGGCCGACACCATGCTGGAGGTCGTCGGCGTCGCGGGCCTGCGCGATCAGCGGCTCGGATCGCTCTCGCTCGGCATGGAGCGCCGGGTCGCCCTGGCCTGCGCGCTGCTCGCCGACCCCTGCACGCTGGTCCTCGACGAGCCCGCCGCCGGGCTCTCACCCCGCGAACGGAGCTGGCTGCACGGCCTGCTGCGCGGACACGCCTCCCTCGGCGGAGCCGTGCTCTTCACCACCGAAGACGCGAAGGAAGCCGCCCGCAGCGCCGACCGGGTCGTCAGCATCGAGGCGGGCCGGCTCGTCGCCGACCAGGACGCGGCGGAGTTCGCCCGGACCCGGCTGCGGCCGCGGGTCGCCGTGCGCACCCCGCACGCCGCCCGGCTGGCCGACGTACTGGGCCGAGAGGCGCGGGCGACCCAGCGCACGGTGGAGATCGTCGAGGAGAGCGGCAGCCGCCTGTCCGTGTACGGAAGCAACTGCGCCGAGATCGGCGAGGCGGCCTTCCGCCACGGGGTGCTCGTCCATCAACTCGCCGACGAGACCGGCGACGCGGGAGCCCCGTCGCTGCCGCGCGCCCGAGCCCGCGCCGACGCCGCATCCGGGGTCCGGGCCACGGGCGCCGACGCGGCACCGGCCGGGCCCGGCGAGGCGGGCGCGGACGGCGACGGGCGCCGGCGCCACGCCCGCTCCAGCCGGCCCACCTCGGTCGTGCGCAGGCTCGGCGGCCCGCTGCGACCCCTGCGCTACGAACTGCACAGGGTCTTCGGCACCGCCACCCCCGTCCTCACCGCCGCCTTCGTCGTCGCCGTGTCCGTCCTCACGGCGCTGGTGCTCGCCCGGGTCGGCCACACCGCGCAGAACCGGCTGCTCGCCGCCTGGCCGGAGTTGCTGCCGCTGCCGCCGGCGGCTCTCGGGGCCGGACTGCTCGGCGCCCTCGCCTTCGGCGAGGAGTACCGCTACCCGGCGCTCGCCGCCGACCGGGGCACCGTCCCCCGCCGGCTCGGGCTGCTCACGGCGAAGCTCGGGGTCAGCGCGGTCCTCGCGCTCCTGCTCGGGATCCTCGCGGTGAGCGCCGACGCCGCCGCCCTGACGCTGGTCTTCGGCAGTGGCCCGCTGCGTACGCCCGTGGAGTGGGTTTCCCCGGCCGCGAGTTGGGCGGGCCTGCTCATCGGCTGCGCCTGGTCCGGGGTGCTGGCCTCGGGAGCCTTCCGGTCCGCCTCCGCCGGTCTGGCCGCGGTGCTCGCCGTACCGGTGATGGTCGTACCGCTGGTGCGCAAGGCGTTGGACGGTCCGTCCGCGTACCCGGTGAGCGGCCTCGCGCAGCGCCTGCGCGCCCTGGCCTGGGCGCAGTGGCCGCCGGAGGCGGACCGCCTGGTTCTCGGGGCCCTGCGGGTGATGGCCCAACCGGTCGGCACCGCGCTGGTGTTGTCGCTGATGGTCCTGTTGTGCGCCTATGGGTTCACAGGACTGCGCGGCCGCGTTCGGTTGTGA
- a CDS encoding FadR/GntR family transcriptional regulator → MLFTKDLKGGGDEADKGFVSTLAHTMMTAARHADSGLAGSGELDRYPFAEASGTDRVGVPHWDGSDIELSRVGRRAAGSRGRGLHGQLVQQLGQMIVSGDLGADRPLVPEEIGQRFEVSRTVVRESLRVLEAKGLVSARPNVGTRVRPVADWNLLDPDIIEWRAFGPQRDDQRRELGELRWTIEPLAARLAAGHGRQDIQQRLVDMVEIMGHALGQGDSITFARADNEFHALLIQVAGNRMLEHLSGIVSSALQVSGSPVTACDRPSETCVAHHARMVEAIAAGDAIGAENAMRQLLTVHPEVERVVPAPREH, encoded by the coding sequence GTGCTTTTCACCAAAGACCTCAAGGGCGGTGGAGACGAGGCCGACAAAGGATTCGTGAGTACCCTTGCGCACACCATGATGACCGCCGCCCGCCACGCCGACTCCGGCCTCGCCGGCTCGGGCGAACTCGACCGCTACCCCTTCGCGGAGGCCTCCGGGACCGACCGCGTAGGAGTGCCCCACTGGGACGGATCCGACATCGAGTTGAGCCGGGTCGGCCGGCGCGCGGCCGGCAGCCGCGGCCGCGGACTGCACGGCCAACTCGTCCAGCAGCTCGGCCAGATGATCGTTTCCGGTGACCTCGGCGCGGACCGCCCGCTGGTTCCCGAGGAGATCGGCCAGCGTTTCGAGGTCTCCCGCACGGTCGTCCGCGAATCGCTGCGGGTCCTGGAGGCCAAGGGCCTCGTCAGCGCCCGCCCGAACGTCGGCACCCGGGTCCGTCCGGTCGCCGACTGGAACCTGCTCGACCCCGACATCATCGAGTGGCGCGCCTTCGGCCCGCAGCGCGACGACCAGCGCCGCGAGCTGGGTGAGCTCCGCTGGACCATCGAACCGCTCGCGGCCCGCCTCGCCGCCGGCCACGGCCGTCAGGACATCCAGCAGCGTCTCGTCGACATGGTCGAGATCATGGGTCACGCCCTCGGCCAGGGAGACTCGATCACCTTCGCCCGTGCGGACAACGAGTTCCACGCGCTGCTCATCCAGGTCGCGGGCAACCGCATGCTGGAGCACCTCTCCGGCATCGTCTCCTCCGCCCTCCAGGTGTCCGGCAGCCCCGTCACTGCCTGCGACCGCCCCAGCGAGACCTGCGTCGCGCACCACGCGCGGATGGTCGAGGCCATCGCCGCCGGTGACGCGATCGGCGCGGAGAACGCGATGCGCCAGCTTCTGACGGTGCATCCGGAGGTCGAGCGAGTGGTCCCCGCCCCGCGCGAGCACTGA
- a CDS encoding RNA polymerase sigma factor: MSASTSRTLPPEIADSESVMALIERGKAEGQIAGDDVRRAFEADQIPATQWKNVLRSLNQILEEEGVTLMVSAAESPKRTTRKSVAAKTPAKRTATKTVAAKTAAAPAVAATAPETEVAAPETADALAQETATEPAVKKTAAKKTAAAKKAAPAKKTAAKKTAAKKTATKKDADEAGDEEATEEGAGAAKAESEEEEDGGESKGFVISDDEDDAPAQQVAVAGATADPVKDYLKQIGKVPLLNAEQEVELAKRIEAGLFAEDKLANSDKLAPKLKRELEIIAEDGRRAKNHLLEANLRLVVSLAKRYTGRGMLFLDLIQEGNLGLIRAVEKFDYTKGYKFSTYATWWIRQAITRAMADQARTIRIPVHMVEVINKLARVQRQMLQDLGREPTPEELAKELDMTPEKVIEVQKYGREPISLHTPLGEDGDSEFGDLIEDSEAVVPADAVSFTLLQEQLHSVLDTLSEREAGVVSMRFGLTDGQPKTLDEIGKVYGVTRERIRQIESKTMSKLRHPSRSQVLRDYLD; this comes from the coding sequence GTGTCGGCCAGCACATCCCGTACGCTCCCGCCGGAGATCGCCGATTCCGAGTCTGTGATGGCGCTCATCGAGCGGGGCAAGGCCGAGGGGCAGATCGCCGGCGATGACGTGCGTCGGGCCTTCGAGGCTGACCAGATTCCTGCGACCCAGTGGAAGAATGTTCTGCGCAGCCTCAACCAGATCCTCGAGGAAGAGGGTGTGACGCTGATGGTCAGTGCCGCGGAGTCGCCCAAGCGCACCACCCGCAAGAGCGTCGCAGCGAAGACCCCCGCCAAGCGGACGGCCACCAAGACGGTCGCGGCGAAGACGGCGGCCGCGCCGGCCGTCGCCGCGACGGCCCCGGAGACCGAGGTGGCGGCCCCGGAGACCGCCGACGCCCTCGCGCAGGAGACAGCGACCGAACCCGCCGTGAAGAAGACGGCGGCGAAGAAGACGGCTGCGGCCAAGAAGGCCGCGCCCGCCAAGAAGACCGCCGCGAAGAAGACGGCGGCGAAGAAGACCGCCACCAAGAAGGACGCCGACGAGGCCGGCGACGAAGAGGCCACGGAAGAGGGAGCGGGCGCGGCCAAGGCCGAGTCCGAGGAGGAAGAGGACGGCGGCGAGAGCAAGGGCTTCGTCATCTCGGACGACGAGGACGACGCCCCCGCGCAGCAGGTCGCCGTGGCCGGCGCCACCGCCGACCCCGTCAAGGACTACCTCAAGCAGATCGGCAAGGTCCCCCTCCTCAACGCCGAGCAGGAGGTCGAGCTCGCCAAGCGCATCGAGGCGGGTCTCTTCGCCGAGGACAAGCTGGCCAACTCCGACAAGCTGGCGCCCAAGCTCAAGCGCGAGCTGGAGATCATCGCCGAGGACGGCCGCCGCGCCAAGAACCACCTGCTGGAGGCCAACCTCCGCCTCGTGGTCTCGCTGGCCAAGCGCTACACCGGCCGCGGCATGCTCTTCCTGGACCTGATCCAGGAGGGCAACCTGGGCCTGATCCGTGCGGTCGAGAAGTTCGACTACACCAAGGGCTACAAGTTCTCCACGTACGCCACCTGGTGGATCCGCCAGGCGATCACCCGCGCCATGGCGGACCAGGCCCGCACCATCCGCATCCCGGTGCACATGGTCGAGGTCATCAACAAGCTGGCCCGCGTCCAGCGCCAGATGCTCCAGGACCTGGGCCGCGAGCCCACCCCGGAGGAGCTGGCCAAGGAACTCGACATGACCCCCGAGAAGGTCATCGAGGTCCAGAAGTACGGCCGCGAGCCGATCTCCCTCCACACCCCGCTGGGTGAGGACGGCGACAGCGAGTTCGGCGACCTCATCGAGGACTCCGAGGCGGTCGTCCCGGCCGACGCCGTGAGCTTCACGCTTCTGCAGGAGCAGCTGCACTCGGTGCTGGACACGCTGAGCGAGCGGGAGGCCGGCGTGGTCTCGATGCGCTTCGGCCTCACGGACGGCCAGCCCAAGACGCTCGACGAGATCGGCAAGGTCTACGGGGTCACCCGTGAGCGCATCCGCCAGATCGAGTCGAAGACCATGTCGAAGCTCCGTCACCCCTCCCGGTCCCAGGTGCTGCGCGACTACCTGGACTGA
- a CDS encoding trypsin-like serine protease: protein MRRPFARVLAGALTLVAGAAAAPLSQAPRAAADSVVIGGKPVKVADAPWVVALASRDRFGGTRGGQFCGGVLVAPTKVLTAAHCLGRQVLGGPVESVPDFRVITGRTELRAEDGREIAVRSARVNPGYDPGSNAGDLAVLELGEAVPAQHVLPMADPGHPAYAAGTEAAVYGWGDTSGFGDYAYALRAARVTVLADEVCGRAYPGDADGQYRADSMLCAGDREGGKDACQGDSGGPLVAQGRLIGLVSWGRGCARADSPGVYTRIAPLMGFVADFPNGSQTGRRERTRPDAHGGLGVGVRPAQGPGRGLLAGERPVPKR, encoded by the coding sequence ATGCGTCGTCCCTTTGCCCGTGTCCTGGCGGGAGCGCTGACCTTGGTCGCGGGAGCGGCGGCGGCCCCGCTGAGCCAGGCGCCGCGAGCAGCGGCGGACAGCGTGGTGATCGGCGGGAAGCCGGTGAAGGTGGCCGATGCCCCGTGGGTCGTGGCCCTCGCGAGCCGTGACCGGTTCGGGGGTACGCGGGGCGGGCAGTTCTGCGGGGGCGTCCTGGTGGCCCCGACCAAGGTACTGACCGCGGCGCACTGCCTGGGGCGCCAGGTGCTGGGCGGCCCGGTCGAGTCGGTCCCGGACTTCCGGGTGATCACCGGGCGTACGGAGCTGCGTGCGGAAGACGGCCGGGAGATCGCGGTGCGTTCCGCCCGGGTGAACCCCGGCTACGACCCCGGCAGCAACGCGGGCGACCTGGCCGTACTGGAGCTGGGCGAAGCCGTGCCGGCGCAGCACGTGCTGCCCATGGCGGACCCAGGGCATCCAGCGTACGCCGCGGGGACCGAGGCGGCCGTGTACGGCTGGGGCGACACGAGCGGATTCGGCGACTACGCCTACGCGCTGCGGGCCGCCAGGGTGACGGTGCTGGCGGACGAGGTCTGCGGGCGGGCGTACCCGGGGGATGCCGACGGGCAGTACCGGGCCGACTCCATGCTGTGCGCGGGGGACCGCGAGGGCGGCAAGGACGCCTGCCAGGGGGACAGCGGCGGCCCGCTGGTGGCCCAGGGGCGGCTCATCGGGCTGGTGTCCTGGGGGCGCGGCTGCGCCCGGGCGGACAGCCCGGGGGTGTACACGCGGATCGCACCGCTGATGGGGTTCGTGGCCGACTTCCCCAACGGCTCGCAGACGGGCCGGCGCGAGCGGACCCGTCCAGATGCCCACGGAGGACTGGGAGTGGGCGTACGGCCCGCCCAGGGCCCCGGGAGGGGCCTTCTGGCGGGGGAGCGGCCGGTGCCCAAGCGCTGA
- a CDS encoding type IIA DNA topoisomerase subunit B, whose amino-acid sequence MTADTSVPSSALLTGADRDGSNYTARHLLVLEGLEAVRKRPGMYIGSTDSRGLMHCLWEIIDNSVDEALGGYCDHIEVILHEDSSVEVRDNGRGIPVDIEPKTGLSGVEVVMTKLHAGGKFGGGSYAASGGLHGVGASVVNALSARLDVEVDRNGATHAISFRRGVPGMFTEQGPDSPFDPDNGLRKGKRVTKGKTGTRIRYWADRQIFLKDAKLTLDTLYQRARQTAFLVPGLTIVVRDERALEGAGKTEETFRFDGGISEFCEYLAQDKAACDVQRLTGMGTFKETVPVLDERGHMTPTEVTRELGVDIALRWGTGYETNVKSFVNIIATPKGGTHISGFERSVTKTVNEVLRSAKLLRVAEDDVVKDDALEGMTAVVTVRLAEPQFEGQTKEVLGTSAATRIVAAVVAKELKAFLTSTKRDDKQQARAVMEKIVAAARTRIAARQHKEAQRRKTALESSSLPAKLADCRSDDVERSELFIVEGDSALGTAKLARNSEFQALLPIRGKILNVQKSSVSDMLKNAECGAIIQVIGAGSGRTFDIDAARYGKIVLLVDADVDGAHIRCLLLTLFQRYMRPMVEAGRVFAAVPPLHRIELVQPKKGQDKYVYTYSDNELRQTLLEYQRKNIRIKDSIQRYKGLGEMDADQLAETTMDPRFRTLRRINIGDLDSAESVFDLLMGNEVAPRKEFITSSAATLDRSRIDA is encoded by the coding sequence GTGACCGCCGACACGTCCGTGCCTTCCAGCGCACTGCTGACCGGAGCAGACCGGGACGGCTCCAACTACACCGCGCGGCACCTGCTCGTCCTCGAAGGACTGGAGGCCGTCCGCAAGCGCCCCGGCATGTATATCGGGTCCACCGACAGCCGTGGCCTCATGCACTGCCTGTGGGAGATCATCGACAATTCCGTCGATGAGGCCCTGGGCGGGTACTGCGACCACATCGAGGTGATCCTCCACGAGGACTCCTCCGTGGAGGTCCGGGACAACGGCCGCGGCATCCCCGTGGACATCGAGCCCAAGACCGGCCTCTCCGGGGTCGAGGTCGTCATGACCAAGCTGCACGCCGGCGGCAAGTTCGGCGGCGGGTCGTACGCGGCCTCCGGCGGCCTGCACGGCGTCGGCGCGTCCGTCGTCAACGCCCTCTCCGCCCGCCTGGACGTCGAGGTCGACCGCAACGGCGCCACGCACGCCATCAGCTTCCGCCGCGGCGTCCCGGGGATGTTCACGGAGCAGGGCCCGGACAGCCCCTTCGACCCCGACAACGGGCTGCGCAAGGGCAAGCGGGTCACCAAGGGCAAGACGGGCACCCGCATCCGGTACTGGGCCGACCGGCAGATCTTCCTCAAGGACGCCAAGCTCACGCTGGACACGCTCTACCAGCGCGCCCGCCAGACCGCCTTCCTCGTCCCGGGCCTGACCATCGTGGTGCGCGACGAGCGCGCCCTCGAAGGGGCCGGCAAGACCGAGGAGACCTTCCGCTTCGACGGGGGCATCAGCGAGTTCTGCGAGTACCTCGCCCAGGACAAGGCGGCCTGCGACGTGCAGCGCCTGACCGGCATGGGAACCTTCAAGGAGACCGTCCCGGTCCTCGACGAGCGGGGCCACATGACCCCCACCGAGGTCACCCGCGAGCTCGGCGTGGACATCGCGCTGCGCTGGGGCACGGGGTACGAGACGAACGTCAAGTCGTTCGTGAACATCATCGCCACCCCCAAGGGCGGCACCCACATCTCCGGCTTCGAGCGCTCGGTCACCAAGACCGTGAACGAGGTGCTGCGCTCGGCGAAGCTCCTGCGCGTCGCCGAGGACGACGTGGTCAAGGACGACGCGCTGGAGGGCATGACGGCGGTGGTCACCGTCCGCCTCGCCGAGCCGCAGTTCGAGGGCCAGACCAAGGAGGTGCTCGGCACCTCGGCGGCCACCCGGATCGTCGCCGCCGTGGTCGCCAAGGAGCTCAAGGCCTTCCTGACCTCCACCAAGCGCGACGACAAGCAGCAGGCCCGCGCCGTGATGGAGAAGATCGTCGCGGCCGCCCGGACCCGGATCGCCGCCCGTCAGCACAAGGAGGCGCAGCGCCGCAAGACGGCGCTGGAGTCCTCCTCGCTCCCCGCCAAGCTGGCCGACTGCCGCAGCGACGACGTGGAGCGCAGCGAGCTCTTCATCGTCGAGGGGGACTCCGCGCTCGGCACCGCCAAGCTGGCGCGGAATTCGGAGTTCCAGGCCCTGCTGCCCATCCGCGGCAAGATCCTCAACGTCCAGAAGTCGTCGGTCTCGGACATGCTCAAGAACGCCGAGTGCGGGGCGATCATCCAGGTCATAGGAGCCGGCTCGGGCCGGACCTTCGACATCGACGCCGCCCGGTACGGGAAGATCGTCCTGCTCGTGGACGCCGATGTGGACGGCGCGCACATCCGCTGCCTGCTGCTCACGCTCTTCCAGCGCTACATGCGCCCGATGGTGGAGGCGGGCCGGGTCTTCGCCGCGGTGCCCCCGCTGCACCGGATCGAGCTCGTCCAGCCGAAGAAGGGCCAGGACAAGTACGTCTACACGTACTCGGACAACGAGCTGCGCCAGACCCTGCTGGAGTACCAGCGCAAGAACATCCGGATCAAGGACTCGATCCAGCGCTACAAGGGCCTCGGCGAGATGGACGCGGACCAGCTGGCGGAGACCACGATGGATCCCCGCTTCCGTACCCTGCGGCGGATCAACATCGGCGACCTGGACTCGGCCGAGTCGGTCTTCGACCTGCTCATGGGCAATGAGGTGGCCCCGCGCAAGGAGTTCATCACCAGCTCCGCCGCCACCCTGGACCGCTCGCGGATCGACGCCTGA